The nucleotide sequence ggggggggggggcggggcctctcCAAGGGCAcgcgcccgcgccccgccccccgAGCATCCCATTGGTGGGCGTCGTGCCTGTGCGCATGCGCCCCACCAGCGCGCGGCCCGCTTTATAGGAGCGCGGCGGCAGCGGGTGCCGCGATCCTCGCTGGCGCCATGGCGCGGCTCCTCCCGCCGTTCCCGCTCTTCTCGCTCCTGCTCTTCCTGCTCCTGCCGGTGCCGCTCCCGGTGCTGCCGCTCCCGTCGCCCCCGCCGGAGAACGGTGAGTGGGGGGCGGGGCCGTGGGGCGCGCCTATTGGCTCCCCGCGCACGCCCTTGGCTCCCATTGGCGGgtgcccctcccgccccgcgcgcgcgctcccctcggggtgggggggaggggggcgcggaccccccctcacccctcccgccccgcagccgccgggtcccgctgccccccgggccGCTTCCAGTGCCACCCCGGCGCCTTCTGCTTCCCCGCGGAGTGGCGCTGCGACGGGCACCCCGACTGCGAGGACGAGGAGGACGAGCGGGGCTGCGGGACGGCGACACCGGACGGAGCCTGGGTGACCCCGCCGCGGAGCTCGGGGGTGCCGCCCGCCGGCGGCGCAGGtaggggggagcggggggtgagCGGCGAACCGGGCTAAAGCCTTTCGCCTCTGTGGCTTTTAGCCTCCCCGTGGCAGCCGCGCTCACCGCGACTCGCTGTGGGCAGGGGGAGCGCTGCGGGGTCAGCCCCCGCCTTCAGCCCCCTCCCGCGGCTCCCTCGGAAGCGCCTGCGGAGCGGTTTCCTTCAGGAACGCGCCATTCCGGCTGCTTCCTTCCAGCGAGCCAGCGCCGCTGGAGCCTCTGTCCGCCCCTCCGACCCCTGGGGATCGGAGAAGCTGTCGGGGAAGGACGGGGCAAGCGCGGGCAGGCCCGGAGCCGCAGGCGCCGGTACCTGCTGGGGGTGCGTCTGCGTCCCCAGCGCTGCGGGTGTCCGCTTCCCCCCTCCGGGATGCTCCGGAGCGTCCTCCCCCACAGACCCGTTGGCGGCGTGAGGTGCCCGAAAGCTCGGTTCCAGCTTCCCTTCCCCCGGGGCTTCTGTCGGGGTCTGGAGCGGCGTGTCTGCGGAGGGCAGCGTTTGGGTTTGGTGCCTGCCCCCGGTCAGTCGGTAGCTGGGGAGATGAGCTGCCTTTTGCTCGTACCTGGGGCTTCCCCATGCCACGAGGGAGAGGTTTGGATGCTGCAGCTGGGAAACTTCCCAGCTTTCCCTGTTACGCATTTCCAGCAGGAcgttttttcctctttgggctTATCAGAGCAGCGGCAGATAAGGCTTTGCTTGAATTGAAAAGGGCCGGTTGGCATTCTTGAGGCGAACTGGGGACTCGGCCA is from Chroicocephalus ridibundus chromosome 22, bChrRid1.1, whole genome shotgun sequence and encodes:
- the CD320 gene encoding CD320 antigen, with amino-acid sequence MARLLPPFPLFSLLLFLLLPVPLPVLPLPSPPPENAAGSRCPPGRFQCHPGAFCFPAEWRCDGHPDCEDEEDERGCGTATPDGAWVTPPRSSGVPPAGGAEASATPVPGGAVPSRSQDRLWILIVAMLLSVLVAVGSIAVWGLSKAKGRSDIFSLERASREQLMPDKSQTGSFP